The proteins below come from a single Falco peregrinus isolate bFalPer1 chromosome Z, bFalPer1.pri, whole genome shotgun sequence genomic window:
- the CCDC112 gene encoding coiled-coil domain-containing protein 112 isoform X1, whose protein sequence is MAASARQRQNDSCSSTAGAGRQFQNWKMKAARAKKVEFVRTAEKLKTQLANIEKGKNGHLYNRRSNFRVEYSMLKELEHSMTVSRKTERAKILQQLSKIQNNVKTLQQQLKDVKPTPGFVDRLKEMMEEVENAISAFKEEQRQTYEQLLKEEKTAINELSVFERKVWASGSSTTEKVLKLLSPRASVGETLENHLPEEVVEFERFLQRTGGRQGGWDDYDHQNFLKVWTKHKGRLSYMDEALGYLCGRTKKDIEQHDKWYQEFLILQERKKESIRKWKEKQQQEKEGNLKEKKKSEKMLKEEWLQHEEAQKQKVEKERKRQKTATEAWKKQKAIAFAMEQASQLKIEEEKEKKQQKECQRQCHIKLLLERYTLQKKEKEKLEKLEKEKREEAEKKERKRIAAEEITKFQERDLHKLELRILQKQAKEVEKQEKEKRLAKLREKVEIHVTRDQTRLYRPTKGWEEHMKETAPSAAEPQSRIPHRAIPPWRQGL, encoded by the exons gcttgcaaatatagaaaaaggaaaaaatggacaTCTTTACAATAGGAGGAGTAATTTCAGGGTAGAATACAGCATGCTAAAGGAACTGGAACATAGCATGACTGTcagcaggaaaactgaaa GAGCTAaaatcctgcagcagctgtcaaaaatacaaaataatgtgAAGACACTTCAGCAACAATTAAAAGATGTGAAGCCTACCCCAGGAT ttgTTGACAGGCTCAAGGAAATGATGGAAGAAGTTGAAAATGCAATCAGTGCTTTTAAAGAGGAACAGAGGCAAAC ATATGAACAGcttttaaaggaggaaaaaactgCCATTAATGAGCTCAGTGTCTTTGAGAGAAAAGTGTGGGCATCAGGCAGctcaacaacagaaaaagttCTGAAATTACTATCACCCAGGGCCTCAgttggtgaaacactggaaaatcATCTACCTGAAGAAGTAGTAGAGtttgaaagatttcttcagCGAACAGGAGGACGGCAAGGAGGCTGGGATGATTATGATCACcaaaattttctgaaagtatGGACAAAACACAAAGGAAGGCTATCTTACATGGATGAAGCCCTTGGGTATCTCTGtggaagaacaaaaaaggaTATTGAACAGCATGACAAATGGTATCAAGAATTTCTaattttacaggaaagaaagaaagag TCAATTaggaagtggaaagaaaagcagcagcaagaaaaagaaggaaacttgaaggagaaaaagaaatcagaaaaaatgctCAAGGAAGAATGGCTACAGCATGAAGAAGCTCAGAAGCaaaaggtggaaaaagaaagaaaaagacaaaaaacagcAACTGAAGcatggaagaaacagaaagcaatagCATTTGCAATGGAGCAAGCATCACAACTGAAAATcgaagaagagaaggagaaaaagcaacaaaaagaatGCCAGCGTCAATGCCACATTAAGTTACTGTTGGAAAGATACAccctgcagaagaaagaaaaggagaaacttgaaaagcttgaaaaggagaagagagaggaagctgaaaagaaggaaaggaagagaattgctgcagaagaaataacTAAGTTTCAAGAGCGT GATCTACATAAACTGGAGCTAAGGATTCTACAAAAGCAAGCTAAAGAAgtagagaaacaagaaaaagaaaaaagattggCAAAGTTAAGAGAGAAG GTCGAGATTCATGTCACCAGAGACCAGACCAGGCTGTACAGACCGACCAAGGGCTGGGAGGAACACATGAAGGAGACGGCACCATCTGCCGCGGAGCCGCAGTCCCGTATTCCTCACAG AGCTATCCCACCCTGGAGACAAGGGTTATAG
- the CCDC112 gene encoding coiled-coil domain-containing protein 112 isoform X2, which yields MGNDSCSSTAGAGRQFQNWKMKAARAKKVEFVRTAEKLKTQLANIEKGKNGHLYNRRSNFRVEYSMLKELEHSMTVSRKTERAKILQQLSKIQNNVKTLQQQLKDVKPTPGFVDRLKEMMEEVENAISAFKEEQRQTYEQLLKEEKTAINELSVFERKVWASGSSTTEKVLKLLSPRASVGETLENHLPEEVVEFERFLQRTGGRQGGWDDYDHQNFLKVWTKHKGRLSYMDEALGYLCGRTKKDIEQHDKWYQEFLILQERKKESIRKWKEKQQQEKEGNLKEKKKSEKMLKEEWLQHEEAQKQKVEKERKRQKTATEAWKKQKAIAFAMEQASQLKIEEEKEKKQQKECQRQCHIKLLLERYTLQKKEKEKLEKLEKEKREEAEKKERKRIAAEEITKFQERDLHKLELRILQKQAKEVEKQEKEKRLAKLREKVEIHVTRDQTRLYRPTKGWEEHMKETAPSAAEPQSRIPHRAIPPWRQGL from the exons gcttgcaaatatagaaaaaggaaaaaatggacaTCTTTACAATAGGAGGAGTAATTTCAGGGTAGAATACAGCATGCTAAAGGAACTGGAACATAGCATGACTGTcagcaggaaaactgaaa GAGCTAaaatcctgcagcagctgtcaaaaatacaaaataatgtgAAGACACTTCAGCAACAATTAAAAGATGTGAAGCCTACCCCAGGAT ttgTTGACAGGCTCAAGGAAATGATGGAAGAAGTTGAAAATGCAATCAGTGCTTTTAAAGAGGAACAGAGGCAAAC ATATGAACAGcttttaaaggaggaaaaaactgCCATTAATGAGCTCAGTGTCTTTGAGAGAAAAGTGTGGGCATCAGGCAGctcaacaacagaaaaagttCTGAAATTACTATCACCCAGGGCCTCAgttggtgaaacactggaaaatcATCTACCTGAAGAAGTAGTAGAGtttgaaagatttcttcagCGAACAGGAGGACGGCAAGGAGGCTGGGATGATTATGATCACcaaaattttctgaaagtatGGACAAAACACAAAGGAAGGCTATCTTACATGGATGAAGCCCTTGGGTATCTCTGtggaagaacaaaaaaggaTATTGAACAGCATGACAAATGGTATCAAGAATTTCTaattttacaggaaagaaagaaagag TCAATTaggaagtggaaagaaaagcagcagcaagaaaaagaaggaaacttgaaggagaaaaagaaatcagaaaaaatgctCAAGGAAGAATGGCTACAGCATGAAGAAGCTCAGAAGCaaaaggtggaaaaagaaagaaaaagacaaaaaacagcAACTGAAGcatggaagaaacagaaagcaatagCATTTGCAATGGAGCAAGCATCACAACTGAAAATcgaagaagagaaggagaaaaagcaacaaaaagaatGCCAGCGTCAATGCCACATTAAGTTACTGTTGGAAAGATACAccctgcagaagaaagaaaaggagaaacttgaaaagcttgaaaaggagaagagagaggaagctgaaaagaaggaaaggaagagaattgctgcagaagaaataacTAAGTTTCAAGAGCGT GATCTACATAAACTGGAGCTAAGGATTCTACAAAAGCAAGCTAAAGAAgtagagaaacaagaaaaagaaaaaagattggCAAAGTTAAGAGAGAAG GTCGAGATTCATGTCACCAGAGACCAGACCAGGCTGTACAGACCGACCAAGGGCTGGGAGGAACACATGAAGGAGACGGCACCATCTGCCGCGGAGCCGCAGTCCCGTATTCCTCACAG AGCTATCCCACCCTGGAGACAAGGGTTATAG
- the CCDC112 gene encoding coiled-coil domain-containing protein 112 isoform X3, which produces MAASARQRQNDSCSSTAGAGRQFQNWKMKAARAKKVEFVRTAEKLKTQLANIEKGKNGHLYNRRSNFRVEYSMLKELEHSMTVSRKTERAKILQQLSKIQNNVKTLQQQLKDVKPTPGFVDRLKEMMEEVENAISAFKEEQRQTYEQLLKEEKTAINELSVFERKVWASGSSTTEKVLKLLSPRASVGETLENHLPEEVVEFERFLQRTGGRQGGWDDYDHQNFLKVWTKHKGRLSYMDEALGYLCGRTKKDIEQHDKWYQEFLILQERKKESIRKWKEKQQQEKEGNLKEKKKSEKMLKEEWLQHEEAQKQKVEKERKRQKTATEAWKKQKAIAFAMEQASQLKIEEEKEKKQQKECQRQCHIKLLLERYTLQKKEKEKLEKLEKEKREEAEKKERKRIAAEEITKFQERDLHKLELRILQKQAKEVEKQEKEKRLAKLREKVEIHVTRDQTRLYRPTKGWEEHMKETAPSAAEPQSRIPHR; this is translated from the exons gcttgcaaatatagaaaaaggaaaaaatggacaTCTTTACAATAGGAGGAGTAATTTCAGGGTAGAATACAGCATGCTAAAGGAACTGGAACATAGCATGACTGTcagcaggaaaactgaaa GAGCTAaaatcctgcagcagctgtcaaaaatacaaaataatgtgAAGACACTTCAGCAACAATTAAAAGATGTGAAGCCTACCCCAGGAT ttgTTGACAGGCTCAAGGAAATGATGGAAGAAGTTGAAAATGCAATCAGTGCTTTTAAAGAGGAACAGAGGCAAAC ATATGAACAGcttttaaaggaggaaaaaactgCCATTAATGAGCTCAGTGTCTTTGAGAGAAAAGTGTGGGCATCAGGCAGctcaacaacagaaaaagttCTGAAATTACTATCACCCAGGGCCTCAgttggtgaaacactggaaaatcATCTACCTGAAGAAGTAGTAGAGtttgaaagatttcttcagCGAACAGGAGGACGGCAAGGAGGCTGGGATGATTATGATCACcaaaattttctgaaagtatGGACAAAACACAAAGGAAGGCTATCTTACATGGATGAAGCCCTTGGGTATCTCTGtggaagaacaaaaaaggaTATTGAACAGCATGACAAATGGTATCAAGAATTTCTaattttacaggaaagaaagaaagag TCAATTaggaagtggaaagaaaagcagcagcaagaaaaagaaggaaacttgaaggagaaaaagaaatcagaaaaaatgctCAAGGAAGAATGGCTACAGCATGAAGAAGCTCAGAAGCaaaaggtggaaaaagaaagaaaaagacaaaaaacagcAACTGAAGcatggaagaaacagaaagcaatagCATTTGCAATGGAGCAAGCATCACAACTGAAAATcgaagaagagaaggagaaaaagcaacaaaaagaatGCCAGCGTCAATGCCACATTAAGTTACTGTTGGAAAGATACAccctgcagaagaaagaaaaggagaaacttgaaaagcttgaaaaggagaagagagaggaagctgaaaagaaggaaaggaagagaattgctgcagaagaaataacTAAGTTTCAAGAGCGT GATCTACATAAACTGGAGCTAAGGATTCTACAAAAGCAAGCTAAAGAAgtagagaaacaagaaaaagaaaaaagattggCAAAGTTAAGAGAGAAG GTCGAGATTCATGTCACCAGAGACCAGACCAGGCTGTACAGACCGACCAAGGGCTGGGAGGAACACATGAAGGAGACGGCACCATCTGCCGCGGAGCCGCAGTCCCGTATTCCTCACAGGTAA